The Opitutaceae bacterium nucleotide sequence ATTCGATCAGAAATGGAGGGTCGCGCTCTCGCGACCTCAATGGTGCGGATCTGTGGGGGGAATCCAGACCATCGCAGAGACGTTGCCTCCACGGGATCTCCCGGCAACGGAGTGCCGGGGCTACACTTTTCTCACAGAACGAACCTTCGCTGTTTCCCTTTCGACGAGGTCAGATCGCGGCAATGATCCTGTTGAACAGCGCACTCGGTCGCATGACTTCCTCCGCCTTGGCATCGTCGGGCTGATAATAGCCGCCGACATCGGCGGGTTTGCCCTGGACGGCCAGCAGTTCATCGGCGATCGCCGTCTCGTTGGCTTTCAGTTCCGCAGCCACTGGAGTGAAGACCTTCTTCAATTCCGGATCTTTGTCCTGTGCCGCCAGTTCCTGGGCCCAATAAAGCGCGAGGTAGAAATGGCTTCCCCGGTTGTCGATGCCGCCAACCCGGCGGGTGGGTGATTTGTTGGTCTCCAGCAATTTCCCGGTGGCCGTATCGAGGGTCTCCCCGAGCAGCTTTGCCTTCGGGTTGTTGAAGGTTGTGGCGAGGTGCTCAAACGAGACAGCCAGCGCGAGGAATTCACCGAGCGAATCCCACCGCAGGTAATTCTCCGCCAGCAACTGCTGCACATGCTTGGGTGCCGAGCCGCCGGCTCCCGTTTCAAACAGACCGCCGCCGTTCATCAACGGAACGATCGAAAGCATCTTGGCACTGGTGCCGACCTCGAGGATCGGGAACAGGTCCGTCAGGTAGTCACGGAGCACATTGCCGGTAACCGAAATGGTGTCTTCCCCATTCTTCATCCGCTCAAGGCTGACGCGACAAGCCTCGGCGGGAGGCAGAATCCGGATATCGAGACCCTTTGTGTCGTGATCGGCCAGACGAGCCCGGACCTTGGCGATGACCTGCGCGTCATGCGCCCGGGTTTCATCGAGCCAGAACAGGGCCGGCGTATCCGTGGCCCGGGCCCGATCGACCGCCAGCTTCACCCAATTCCGGACGGCGGCATCCTTGGTCTGACAGGCCCGCCAGATGTCCCCTTCCTCGACCGCGTGCTCAAGCAGGACCGCGCCGCCCTGATCGACCACCCGGACCTTGCCGGGGGCGGGAATCTGGAAAGTCTTGTCGTGCGACCCGTATTCCTCGGCCGCCTGGGCCATCAGGCCGACATTGGAGACGGAACCCATCGTGCGCGGATCAAAAGCCCCGTGCTTCCGGCAGAAGTCGATCGTGGCCTGGTAGATTCCGGCGTAACTGCTGTCGGGGATGACCGCAAGGGTGTCCTGAAGCTTCCCCGCCGCGTTCCACATCTGGCCGGAAGAGCGGATCATCGCCGGCATCGACGCATCCACGATGACGTCGCTCGGTACATGGAGGTTGGTGATCCCCTTGTCGGAATTTACCATGGCCAGGGCGGGACCGGAGGCATAGGCCTCCGCGATTCCAGCCTCGATCGCCTCCCGCTCGGCCGCAGGCAGTGCCTGGATTCTCGAAACAAGATCCCCGAAACCATTGTTCA carries:
- a CDS encoding NADP-dependent isocitrate dehydrogenase, encoding MSAKPTIIYTKTDEAPALATYSLLPIVQAFARHAGISMEVRDISLAGRILANFPDALTEEQRVGDALAELGALALNPDANIIKLPNISASIPQLKAAIAELQAKGYRLPDYPEVPATEAEKEIKARYDRIKGSAVNPVLREGNSDRRAPKAVKDYARTHPHSMGAWSADSRTNVATMGRDDFRSNEKSVTVPAAGTVKIEFVGADGSTKVLKEKTALKAGEILDATVMRRKALVTFIAEQIERAKREGILFSVHLKATMMKVSDPIIFGHFVRVFFKDLLTRHADTLKGLGVDLNNGFGDLVSRIQALPAAEREAIEAGIAEAYASGPALAMVNSDKGITNLHVPSDVIVDASMPAMIRSSGQMWNAAGKLQDTLAVIPDSSYAGIYQATIDFCRKHGAFDPRTMGSVSNVGLMAQAAEEYGSHDKTFQIPAPGKVRVVDQGGAVLLEHAVEEGDIWRACQTKDAAVRNWVKLAVDRARATDTPALFWLDETRAHDAQVIAKVRARLADHDTKGLDIRILPPAEACRVSLERMKNGEDTISVTGNVLRDYLTDLFPILEVGTSAKMLSIVPLMNGGGLFETGAGGSAPKHVQQLLAENYLRWDSLGEFLALAVSFEHLATTFNNPKAKLLGETLDTATGKLLETNKSPTRRVGGIDNRGSHFYLALYWAQELAAQDKDPELKKVFTPVAAELKANETAIADELLAVQGKPADVGGYYQPDDAKAEEVMRPSALFNRIIAAI